One Candidatus Acidiferrales bacterium genomic region harbors:
- a CDS encoding PilZ domain-containing protein — translation MDGSERRRHERYACKATVQIAWGNVTINATLRDISLSGMYLETQEPLWARAEFSARVLLPEVLNVKCIVRRAVANSGMVVEFTGMSQESRMNLNHLIWKLSHP, via the coding sequence GTGGACGGATCCGAGCGGCGTCGTCACGAGCGCTACGCTTGCAAAGCCACGGTGCAAATCGCATGGGGTAACGTGACGATCAACGCTACCTTGCGCGATATCAGTCTGTCCGGAATGTACTTGGAAACCCAAGAGCCGCTTTGGGCTCGCGCGGAATTTTCCGCGCGCGTTCTGCTTCCTGAAGTTCTCAATGTAAAATGTATCGTGCGCCGGGCCGTTGCCAATTCGGGGATGGTGGTTGAGTTTACGGGGATGAGTCAGGAATCTAGAATGAATCTCAATCATCTCATCTGGAAACTTTCCCATCCGTGA
- a CDS encoding amino acid permease: protein MNTNAKKPLDLVRDLSLVAAVAIVIGQTIGTGVFIVPAEMARSAGSASLVTLVWIIAGVLTLFGALSAAELGAAMPEAGGTYAYLDRAYGRVWGFLYGWMNSVLGGPVAIATISAGFARFAGFLFPALAAPIFVWHVPLLASHSVPLAITWAQVISVAVIIVVTLVNCLSVKLGGEIQITLTVIKITAILAVIALGFAFARHANSHPFPGPGSNVASISGFLTAMAAALWAYDGWANLTMVGSEVKDPGRNIPRSLFAGVLVVCALYLGMSAVCFYVLPFAKVASSPFVAADVVAKAIGHNVASWIAIATMLCALGSINSSVLTNARVDYAMARDGLFFRAVRGVHPRFLTPVPALFFQATIASLLALTGTFEQLANLYVFAQWIFYGLQTAGVIWLRHKDPSMMRPYKTWGYPIIPILFVVGAIALTVNLLIAMPIRSFIGLALILSGLFFYRSWSEQLRTGSR, encoded by the coding sequence ATGAACACAAACGCTAAAAAGCCGCTCGATTTGGTCCGTGACTTGAGCCTGGTGGCCGCTGTCGCCATCGTCATCGGTCAGACGATCGGCACCGGCGTCTTTATCGTTCCCGCAGAGATGGCACGATCGGCAGGCTCTGCGAGTTTGGTCACGTTGGTTTGGATCATTGCTGGCGTGCTCACACTTTTTGGCGCTCTGAGCGCAGCCGAGTTGGGCGCAGCGATGCCCGAAGCCGGCGGCACCTATGCGTACTTGGATCGCGCCTATGGGCGCGTCTGGGGATTTTTGTACGGCTGGATGAATTCCGTTCTGGGTGGTCCTGTAGCCATCGCGACAATTTCAGCAGGGTTCGCCCGTTTCGCAGGCTTTCTTTTCCCTGCATTGGCCGCGCCAATATTCGTCTGGCATGTTCCACTGTTGGCGAGCCATTCGGTTCCACTCGCCATAACCTGGGCTCAAGTCATTTCCGTCGCCGTCATCATCGTAGTCACGCTGGTGAATTGTTTGAGCGTTAAACTCGGCGGCGAAATTCAGATTACCCTCACAGTCATCAAAATCACCGCAATTCTTGCCGTTATCGCATTGGGGTTTGCGTTCGCACGTCATGCAAATTCCCATCCATTTCCCGGCCCGGGATCGAACGTCGCCAGCATCTCCGGTTTTCTCACGGCCATGGCTGCTGCGCTCTGGGCCTATGACGGCTGGGCCAATCTCACTATGGTTGGCTCCGAGGTCAAGGACCCTGGTCGCAATATTCCGCGCTCACTTTTCGCCGGAGTTCTGGTGGTTTGTGCACTCTACTTGGGAATGAGCGCCGTCTGCTTCTACGTCCTACCTTTCGCCAAAGTCGCCTCTTCACCCTTTGTCGCTGCCGACGTCGTCGCGAAGGCCATTGGCCACAATGTCGCTAGTTGGATCGCCATTGCGACTATGCTCTGCGCGCTCGGTTCCATCAATTCCTCAGTGTTGACCAACGCGCGCGTGGATTACGCCATGGCGCGCGACGGATTGTTTTTCCGTGCCGTCCGCGGCGTGCATCCCAGGTTTCTCACGCCCGTGCCCGCGCTTTTCTTTCAAGCTACCATCGCTTCTTTGCTCGCTCTCACGGGAACATTTGAGCAGCTCGCCAACCTCTATGTCTTCGCACAGTGGATTTTTTATGGCCTGCAAACTGCAGGTGTTATTTGGTTGCGGCACAAAGATCCCAGTATGATGCGGCCTTACAAAACCTGGGGATATCCCATCATTCCGATCCTTTTCGTAGTCGGTGCCATTGCTCTTACCGTGAATTTATTGATCGCTATGCCCATTCGTTCCTTCATTGGCCTCGCGTTGATTCTCTCGGGGTTGTTTTTCTATCGTTCCTGGTCCGAACAACTCCGCACTGGTTCACGATAG
- a CDS encoding sodium:solute symporter — MRIGTIDLAIIVLYLVGVTVFGARYRRGQHTIRDYFLGGRTAPWWALACSIVATETSTLTIISTPGIAYGGDMAFLQLVVGYLVARVILCIILIPQYFRGEFYTAYQLLEKRFGARTKSAAASIFVVTRALAEGVRFAAIGKVVSIILGTGDRVSVLVITLLTLFYTFQGGMRAVIWTDVMQFFLYIAGSVAAFFLLLHRIPAAWPGVVHAAAAAGGKLRIFDFHFSLTQSYTFWSGVIGGTFLTMASHGTDQTMVQRLLAARNERDSKKALLASGVIIFFQFALFLVIGVMLFVYRQHIPFGIPGNDPDRIFPEFIVTQMPAGLVGIVLASIFAVAMSNASGSLNSLASSSMIDFSAWRGVSAFDPDRQLRHSRWWTVFWGALLGLFGLIHWGPVLVAGLTIASITYGSLLGAFLLVIWNHRATARGAIVGMCAGLLGMIAVKRFTPLAWTWYVLAGTLITFAVGSLVSATRKLSSDPGTDAAL, encoded by the coding sequence ATGCGCATCGGCACAATCGATCTTGCCATCATCGTTCTCTACCTCGTCGGCGTCACGGTATTCGGTGCTCGCTACCGCCGTGGCCAGCATACCATCCGTGATTATTTTCTTGGCGGCCGCACCGCTCCGTGGTGGGCCTTAGCCTGCTCCATCGTTGCCACGGAAACTTCCACACTCACGATCATCAGCACGCCCGGCATCGCTTATGGCGGCGACATGGCGTTTCTCCAGCTCGTGGTGGGCTATCTGGTGGCTCGCGTCATTCTCTGTATTATTCTAATACCACAGTATTTTCGCGGCGAGTTTTATACTGCCTACCAGCTCCTTGAAAAACGCTTTGGCGCTCGCACGAAATCCGCCGCCGCAAGTATTTTCGTCGTCACCCGCGCTCTGGCGGAGGGCGTCCGCTTTGCGGCCATCGGAAAAGTTGTCAGCATCATCCTGGGCACCGGCGATCGCGTCTCAGTCCTGGTAATCACTTTGCTCACCCTTTTTTACACATTCCAGGGTGGCATGCGCGCCGTCATTTGGACCGACGTGATGCAATTCTTCCTGTACATTGCAGGTTCCGTCGCCGCGTTTTTCCTTTTGCTTCATCGCATTCCGGCTGCCTGGCCAGGAGTCGTTCATGCCGCCGCGGCCGCCGGCGGCAAACTGCGCATCTTCGATTTCCATTTCAGCCTTACGCAGAGCTACACGTTCTGGTCCGGTGTGATCGGAGGAACATTTCTCACCATGGCCAGTCACGGCACGGATCAAACCATGGTTCAGCGACTTCTTGCCGCGCGCAACGAGCGCGACAGCAAGAAAGCTCTGCTCGCAAGCGGAGTGATTATTTTCTTTCAATTTGCGCTGTTCCTCGTCATCGGCGTGATGCTATTTGTCTATCGGCAGCACATACCCTTTGGGATTCCCGGTAATGATCCAGATCGCATCTTCCCTGAATTCATCGTCACGCAAATGCCCGCGGGCCTCGTCGGCATCGTCCTCGCCTCAATCTTCGCGGTGGCTATGTCCAATGCGAGTGGTTCGCTCAATTCTCTTGCTTCTTCCAGCATGATCGATTTCTCAGCCTGGCGCGGTGTTTCCGCGTTTGACCCTGACAGACAATTACGCCACTCTCGTTGGTGGACGGTTTTTTGGGGTGCCCTCCTCGGCCTTTTCGGCTTGATTCACTGGGGGCCTGTGCTCGTCGCCGGCCTTACGATCGCCTCAATCACATACGGAAGCCTGCTCGGAGCGTTTCTGCTCGTAATTTGGAATCATCGCGCCACCGCCCGCGGCGCCATCGTGGGCATGTGTGCTGGTCTTCTCGGCATGATCGCTGTCAAACGTTTCACTCCGTTGGCCTGGACGTGGTACGTTCTTGCTGGCACGCTCATCACCTTCGCTGTCGGCTCGCTTGTGAGCGCAACGAGAAAATTGAGTTCCGATCCCGGCACTGATGCCGCCTTATGA
- a CDS encoding BadF/BadG/BcrA/BcrD ATPase family protein: MAIFLGFDAGATKTDCVLIDGTGRLLSEARGGGANPLRSGFAKACGVLGESAQRALAEAHERAESVRALCAGIAGAGRPRVARRVQSYFSHAFPQSVIRVTTDIEIALEAGLGEDAGIVVIAGTGSAACGRNSGGQYARAGGWGPWIGDDGSAYDIGRRAVYAALRARDSAAPASSLAEKILLAEKARDWDVLIERVARRADKIFPQLFAVVREAADEGDAMAQEILTTSAKSLATLAQSVIEKLGMREQVFSLVKSGGAFGHSTRFDSALEDEIMRVAPGARPASLRISPARAAAEMARKSLGNVAAHGA, from the coding sequence ATGGCGATTTTCCTCGGTTTCGACGCGGGAGCAACTAAGACGGATTGTGTTCTGATCGACGGCACGGGCCGGCTTTTGAGTGAAGCGCGCGGAGGGGGAGCGAATCCACTGCGTTCCGGTTTTGCGAAGGCGTGCGGCGTGCTGGGCGAGTCTGCACAGCGTGCGCTTGCAGAGGCGCATGAGCGAGCGGAATCGGTTCGGGCGCTCTGCGCGGGAATTGCTGGCGCGGGAAGACCGCGTGTCGCGCGGCGAGTTCAGTCGTATTTCAGCCATGCGTTCCCGCAGTCGGTGATTCGCGTCACGACGGATATCGAGATTGCACTGGAAGCCGGACTAGGCGAAGACGCCGGGATTGTTGTGATCGCAGGGACAGGCTCGGCGGCGTGCGGGAGGAATTCCGGCGGACAATATGCGCGGGCCGGCGGCTGGGGTCCGTGGATTGGAGACGATGGCAGCGCGTACGATATTGGACGTCGGGCCGTCTACGCCGCACTTCGTGCACGGGACAGCGCAGCGCCCGCTTCGAGTTTGGCCGAGAAAATTCTTCTCGCGGAGAAGGCGCGCGACTGGGACGTGCTGATCGAACGGGTCGCGAGGCGCGCGGACAAAATTTTCCCTCAGCTTTTTGCGGTCGTGCGTGAAGCCGCGGATGAAGGAGACGCGATGGCGCAAGAAATTTTGACGACTTCGGCGAAATCGCTAGCGACACTGGCGCAAAGTGTAATCGAGAAATTGGGCATGAGGGAGCAGGTGTTTTCTCTGGTGAAATCTGGCGGAGCATTCGGACACTCGACGCGCTTCGATTCGGCGCTCGAAGACGAAATCATGCGGGTCGCACCGGGCGCGCGGCCAGCATCGCTACGCATTTCACCGGCGCGAGCTGCTGCTGAAATGGCCCGCAAGAGTCTCGGAAACGTCGCGGCGCATGGAGCCTGA
- a CDS encoding exo-beta-N-acetylmuramidase NamZ domain-containing protein, whose amino-acid sequence MFQTRIVAFFSFAALAVQPVLAQARKAKTLAQVRKPGASLSVLDSILNDAVAHDEIPGAVLLVSHRGRVIYRKAFGYRALIPHRELMTVDTIFDLASLTKLFATTPSIMRLLERGKIRLNDPLVRYMPEFAGNGADDVKSQITIRMLLTHTSGFAPDPPLSAALLGEGALMKEIDTETLMAPPGDRFIYSDTNFILLGELVKHLTGKRLDEYAAENFYRPLGMMHTRFLPPASWIPRIAPTEEVDLPPGAKPGSGLGHVLRGVVHDPRSRAIGGVAGHAGLFSTADDMAIFCQMLLDGGRIPGRPGHIFSAATVHKMTTPQTPPWSPNVRGLGWDIDTAYSSPRGDLFPLSSYGHTGFTGTSVWIDPSSQTFIILLTNAVHPYERPAISSLRAKVATVVAAALNVGETHDLTSEVERSIYTVRPYGLDGIYHRSDRTSTGIDVLEQENFAPLAGKRIGLITNQTGVDRAGKRTIDVLAHASGVKLVAIYSPEHGIFGKADSSVSSTTDAATGLPIYSLYGETRRPTPEMLQGIDALVYDIQDAGVRFYTFITTMSYAMEAAAQHHISFYVLDRPDPLDGITIEGPMLDRDKLNFVGYFPMPIRYAMTLGELAQMFNAENKIGADLHVVAMKDWHREDPFQTTDLAWIAPSPNLRSLNAALLYPGIEILQAGGVSVGRGTDTPFELFGAPWVNASQLADELNHDFVPGVRFVPTQFTPTSGLYAGEFCQAISLVITDRASLNSMLMGLQIAVALHKLYPDHFSLDKMIELIGNADTIAKLKSGEAPTRIVWDWQDNLDQFRKMRAKYLIYPD is encoded by the coding sequence ATGTTTCAAACTCGCATCGTTGCTTTTTTCTCATTTGCCGCCCTCGCTGTGCAACCCGTGTTAGCGCAGGCGCGGAAGGCAAAAACTCTTGCGCAGGTGAGAAAGCCTGGCGCGAGTCTTTCCGTCCTCGATTCAATCCTCAATGATGCTGTTGCCCACGACGAAATTCCCGGTGCCGTCCTACTCGTCAGCCATCGCGGCCGCGTTATCTATCGCAAAGCCTTTGGCTACCGTGCGCTGATTCCTCATCGCGAGCTCATGACCGTCGACACGATTTTCGATCTCGCTTCACTCACCAAACTTTTTGCCACCACGCCCTCGATTATGCGCCTTCTTGAGCGGGGCAAGATTCGCCTCAATGATCCGCTCGTGCGTTACATGCCCGAATTCGCCGGGAATGGCGCAGACGACGTCAAATCCCAAATCACAATTCGCATGCTCCTTACCCACACTTCCGGCTTTGCCCCCGATCCGCCTCTTTCCGCTGCGCTTCTGGGCGAAGGCGCACTTATGAAGGAAATCGACACCGAGACGTTGATGGCCCCTCCCGGCGATCGCTTCATTTATAGCGACACGAATTTCATTCTACTCGGCGAGCTCGTAAAACATCTCACCGGCAAGCGCCTCGATGAATACGCGGCGGAAAATTTTTACAGGCCGCTTGGCATGATGCATACTCGTTTTTTGCCACCCGCATCATGGATTCCGCGAATTGCACCCACCGAAGAAGTCGATCTCCCGCCCGGAGCGAAGCCTGGTTCGGGTCTTGGGCACGTCCTGCGCGGTGTCGTCCATGATCCGCGATCGCGTGCTATTGGAGGCGTGGCCGGTCACGCCGGACTTTTCTCCACCGCCGATGACATGGCAATTTTCTGTCAGATGCTTCTGGATGGCGGCCGCATCCCGGGCCGTCCAGGTCACATTTTTTCAGCGGCCACGGTTCACAAAATGACGACGCCGCAAACGCCTCCTTGGAGTCCCAACGTTCGCGGCCTCGGATGGGATATCGACACGGCCTATTCCTCGCCGCGCGGAGACCTTTTCCCACTCAGCTCCTATGGCCACACAGGTTTCACTGGCACATCCGTTTGGATCGATCCATCAAGCCAGACTTTCATCATTTTGCTGACCAACGCTGTCCATCCCTATGAGCGTCCAGCGATATCGAGCCTCCGCGCCAAGGTGGCTACCGTCGTCGCCGCGGCCCTCAATGTGGGCGAAACTCATGACTTAACTTCCGAGGTCGAGCGCAGCATCTATACCGTTCGCCCCTACGGCCTCGACGGTATTTACCATCGCAGCGACCGAACGTCCACCGGCATCGACGTCCTCGAGCAGGAAAATTTCGCACCGCTCGCAGGCAAGCGCATCGGCCTCATCACCAATCAAACTGGCGTTGACCGCGCCGGTAAGCGCACGATTGATGTTCTCGCACACGCTTCTGGTGTGAAGCTTGTTGCCATTTATAGTCCCGAGCACGGCATTTTCGGCAAAGCCGATTCAAGCGTTTCTTCGACCACGGACGCTGCCACCGGCCTGCCCATTTATAGTCTCTACGGCGAGACGAGGCGTCCCACTCCCGAAATGCTGCAGGGTATCGATGCCCTTGTGTACGATATTCAAGACGCGGGCGTGCGTTTCTACACCTTCATCACCACGATGAGTTATGCAATGGAAGCGGCTGCGCAGCACCACATCTCATTTTATGTTCTCGACCGTCCCGATCCTCTTGATGGCATCACCATTGAGGGCCCCATGCTCGATCGCGACAAATTGAACTTCGTCGGCTATTTCCCTATGCCCATTCGCTATGCGATGACGCTGGGCGAGCTCGCACAAATGTTCAACGCCGAAAACAAAATCGGTGCCGACTTGCATGTCGTCGCCATGAAGGATTGGCATCGAGAGGATCCTTTCCAAACGACGGATCTTGCATGGATCGCACCTTCTCCCAATCTGCGTTCACTCAACGCCGCGCTTCTCTATCCCGGCATAGAAATTCTGCAAGCAGGTGGCGTTTCCGTCGGTCGAGGCACCGATACTCCATTTGAACTCTTCGGCGCGCCATGGGTTAACGCGTCTCAGCTCGCCGATGAGCTCAATCACGATTTTGTCCCTGGCGTGCGTTTCGTTCCTACGCAATTCACGCCAACCTCCGGCCTTTACGCGGGCGAGTTCTGCCAGGCGATTTCACTCGTCATCACAGATCGCGCATCGCTGAATTCCATGCTCATGGGCTTGCAAATCGCCGTGGCGCTGCACAAGCTCTACCCGGATCACTTTTCGCTCGACAAGATGATCGAGCTAATCGGCAACGCCGACACTATCGCCAAACTGAAATCTGGAGAGGCGCCTACCCGCATCGTATGGGATTGGCAGGATAATCTCGACCAATTTCGCAAAATGCGCGCGAAATACCTGATTTACCCCGACTAA
- a CDS encoding glycoside hydrolase family 3 N-terminal domain-containing protein yields MMLEEKLGQLVTVNFWGRLTSVESFEYKELLRLVREKHVGGIMVQARRTPTGIERSQAYPTAALANELQQVAKIPLLVAADFENGTAMRLSDGTAFPTAMAVAATGDAHNAYTVGKITALEALAAGVNWVFAPVADVNANPENPIINTRSFGEDPQRIAEFVAQYVRGVQENGALATAKHFPGHGDVSVDSHLALPVVPHRLDELNKIDLFPFRAAIDVGVATIMSGHLAVSALEPEGDVPATVSRRVLTNVLRKDLRFAGIAVTDALDMGGITKIGSSAEIAARAIAAGIDMLLIPPNPDAAIEGLRRAVESGELPLGRVDEAVRRILRGKLRLNLDKRRMVDLNQLSAAIGRPEYKAAAQEIADRGITLLRDGQRLLPLDARRALRALLIVISVDPDPYPGALIESELRERVSELQVMRADAKYALAGTAQLPSAETYDVVIVAVFVRVADRKGSVDLPMAQVALIDKVLSTGKSSIVACFGSPYVVGHFANVKTWIAGFGTQDVVQRAMVRAMFGQIDIRGKVPVRIPGVAKPGDGMELAANPMRLECAGAAIDTQLKPAFDILKRATEERAFPGGVLAVGHQGKLLVHPFGKLTYDKKAAKVSTQTVYDLASLTKPVVTTSAVMVLTAKGLLDIHAPISRYLNEWRNGPDVKLREKVTVRDLLLHTSGLPAHREFYRTAKGSQDVLKLVCMEPLIAEPGTRIEYSDLGFMLLGKIVERISGKTLDQLANERIFTPLGMEHSWFSPPRNLRLQIAPTEDDAAFRKRHLRGEVDDANAFAMGGVAGHAGLFSTAQDLSIFAQMMLNGGVYAHRRVFPRAIASEFTRRVHVGNSARALGWDVPTENSSSGLYFSPQSYGHNGFTGTSIWIDPQKELFVILLTNRVHPFASNDKIREVRPALHNAVLEALVLAAKEK; encoded by the coding sequence ATGATGCTTGAGGAGAAGCTCGGGCAACTCGTGACGGTCAATTTTTGGGGCCGACTAACTTCGGTCGAGAGCTTTGAATATAAAGAACTCTTGCGGTTAGTCCGAGAAAAACATGTCGGTGGGATCATGGTGCAAGCGCGACGCACTCCGACAGGAATCGAGCGCAGCCAAGCGTATCCGACGGCGGCGCTGGCCAATGAGCTCCAGCAAGTGGCAAAAATTCCTCTGCTTGTTGCCGCTGATTTTGAGAACGGCACGGCGATGCGACTGTCGGACGGAACGGCATTCCCTACTGCAATGGCAGTTGCGGCCACAGGGGATGCGCACAATGCATATACGGTCGGCAAGATCACTGCGCTCGAGGCACTGGCAGCGGGAGTGAACTGGGTTTTCGCGCCCGTCGCGGATGTCAATGCAAATCCCGAAAATCCGATCATCAACACTCGGTCATTTGGTGAGGATCCTCAGCGCATTGCGGAATTTGTGGCGCAATATGTGCGTGGCGTTCAGGAGAACGGTGCTCTGGCAACGGCAAAACACTTTCCCGGCCACGGCGACGTGAGCGTGGACTCGCATCTGGCACTGCCTGTGGTCCCGCACCGCCTCGATGAATTGAATAAGATTGACCTGTTTCCTTTTCGCGCAGCAATTGACGTGGGCGTCGCGACGATCATGTCAGGACATCTCGCTGTGTCAGCACTGGAACCTGAGGGAGATGTGCCGGCAACAGTGTCGCGTCGCGTGCTGACGAACGTGCTGCGAAAGGATCTGAGATTTGCAGGAATTGCTGTGACGGACGCCCTCGATATGGGCGGGATAACAAAAATTGGTTCGTCTGCGGAGATTGCCGCACGCGCGATTGCAGCAGGCATCGACATGCTGCTAATTCCTCCGAACCCGGATGCGGCCATCGAGGGACTCCGGCGAGCGGTCGAGTCGGGCGAGTTGCCGCTGGGCCGAGTGGATGAGGCCGTGCGGAGAATATTGCGAGGGAAACTGCGGCTGAACCTCGACAAGCGACGAATGGTTGATTTAAATCAACTCAGTGCTGCCATTGGCAGGCCGGAATATAAAGCAGCTGCCCAGGAAATTGCTGATCGTGGAATCACTTTGTTGCGCGACGGCCAGAGGCTGCTGCCCCTCGATGCGAGGCGGGCACTGCGCGCGCTGCTTATTGTTATTTCCGTGGACCCCGATCCGTATCCGGGTGCACTGATCGAGAGTGAATTGCGCGAGCGGGTGAGTGAATTGCAAGTTATGCGCGCGGACGCGAAATATGCGCTGGCTGGCACTGCGCAACTGCCTAGCGCGGAAACTTATGATGTCGTTATCGTGGCCGTGTTCGTCCGTGTCGCGGATCGCAAAGGTTCGGTAGATCTTCCGATGGCGCAGGTTGCACTAATCGACAAAGTGCTGAGCACAGGAAAATCTTCGATCGTTGCTTGCTTCGGCAGCCCTTACGTCGTGGGGCACTTTGCGAATGTGAAAACGTGGATTGCCGGATTTGGAACGCAAGATGTGGTCCAGCGAGCGATGGTTCGGGCGATGTTTGGACAAATTGATATTCGCGGCAAAGTACCCGTGCGCATTCCAGGAGTTGCAAAACCGGGAGACGGCATGGAACTCGCGGCAAACCCTATGCGGCTCGAATGCGCGGGAGCCGCAATCGATACTCAACTGAAACCAGCATTCGATATTTTGAAGCGCGCCACAGAGGAACGTGCGTTTCCAGGAGGCGTGCTCGCCGTTGGGCATCAGGGAAAACTGCTTGTACATCCGTTTGGGAAACTGACCTACGACAAGAAAGCTGCCAAAGTAAGCACCCAGACGGTTTATGACCTGGCATCCCTGACGAAGCCTGTCGTGACAACTTCTGCTGTCATGGTGCTCACCGCCAAAGGGCTGCTGGACATTCACGCACCCATTTCGCGTTACCTGAACGAATGGCGAAACGGCCCTGATGTGAAGCTACGCGAGAAGGTGACCGTGCGCGACTTGCTGCTGCACACCTCAGGATTGCCAGCACATCGTGAATTTTACAGAACCGCGAAGGGGTCGCAAGATGTGCTGAAACTTGTTTGCATGGAGCCGCTGATCGCCGAGCCGGGAACGAGAATCGAATACTCGGACCTGGGCTTTATGCTGCTTGGGAAAATCGTCGAGCGGATTTCGGGCAAAACTCTTGATCAATTGGCGAACGAGAGGATTTTCACCCCGCTGGGGATGGAGCATTCGTGGTTTTCGCCGCCGCGAAACTTGCGCCTGCAGATTGCGCCGACGGAAGACGATGCCGCTTTCCGCAAACGGCATTTGCGTGGCGAAGTCGATGACGCAAATGCTTTCGCGATGGGCGGAGTCGCAGGGCACGCGGGTTTGTTCTCTACAGCTCAGGACCTGTCCATTTTTGCGCAGATGATGCTGAACGGCGGTGTGTATGCGCATCGGCGAGTGTTTCCGCGCGCTATAGCGAGCGAATTCACGAGGCGCGTGCACGTGGGCAATTCGGCTCGAGCGCTTGGCTGGGACGTCCCGACCGAAAATTCGTCCAGTGGGCTTTATTTTTCTCCCCAGAGCTACGGCCACAATGGATTCACGGGAACCTCAATATGGATCGACCCCCAAAAAGAGCTGTTTGTCATTCTGCTCACGAATCGGGTTCATCCCTTCGCGTCCAACGACAAGATTCGCGAAGTGCGCCCGGCCCTGCACAACGCTGTCCTTGAAGCGCTGGTTTTAGCCGCCAAAGAAAAGTAG
- the murQ gene encoding N-acetylmuramic acid 6-phosphate etherase produces the protein MNSARSRYARTEKSNPRSRNLDLKTTREIVRIINREDTLVATAVERELPKIARAVDEIVVRLKKNGRLFYIGAGTSGRLGILDASECPPTFGVQRTMVQGIIAGGKRAITESVEGAEDDANAGAQELRTRKLTRHDVVVGLAASGSTPFVLASLKFARRHRAYTIAVTTNRKTPISRAAHLTIAPLTGPEVIAGSTRMKSGTAQKMVLNMLSTTAMVRLGHIYDNWMIDVAKTNQKLRQRALRNLAEATGTTLLTARHALGQAGDDSRVAVVMLKARLDARTARARLAAYHGNIREAIASAGRSARVAAQN, from the coding sequence GTGAATTCCGCCCGATCGCGATACGCTAGAACAGAGAAGTCCAACCCGCGTTCGCGGAATCTCGATCTGAAAACCACGCGGGAAATTGTACGGATTATTAACCGCGAAGATACCCTTGTTGCGACTGCGGTAGAGCGGGAGCTTCCGAAGATCGCGCGGGCCGTGGATGAGATTGTCGTAAGGCTGAAAAAAAACGGCCGGCTGTTTTACATAGGAGCAGGAACAAGCGGTCGGCTCGGGATTCTGGATGCATCGGAATGCCCGCCGACGTTCGGTGTGCAACGGACGATGGTGCAAGGAATCATTGCTGGAGGGAAACGAGCCATTACAGAGTCCGTCGAGGGCGCAGAAGACGACGCGAACGCCGGAGCCCAGGAGTTGCGAACGCGGAAATTGACGCGACACGACGTTGTCGTCGGCCTTGCCGCCAGTGGATCGACACCATTCGTTCTTGCTAGCCTCAAGTTCGCCCGCAGGCACAGAGCGTACACAATTGCGGTCACCACGAACCGAAAAACCCCAATTTCGCGCGCGGCGCATTTGACGATCGCCCCGCTGACGGGACCGGAAGTCATCGCCGGTTCGACGAGGATGAAATCGGGAACGGCGCAGAAGATGGTGCTGAACATGCTTTCTACCACGGCGATGGTTCGTCTCGGCCACATCTACGACAATTGGATGATCGATGTGGCGAAGACAAATCAGAAGTTACGGCAAAGAGCGCTGAGGAATCTGGCTGAAGCCACGGGTACGACTCTGTTGACTGCGAGACACGCACTGGGTCAAGCAGGAGACGATTCGCGTGTGGCGGTGGTGATGCTGAAGGCCAGGCTGGATGCGAGGACAGCGCGAGCCAGATTGGCGGCTTATCATGGCAACATACGTGAAGCCATTGCGAGTGCGGGTCGCTCCGCGCGTGTCGCGGCGCAGAACTGA